One Formosa agariphila KMM 3901 genomic window, ATCAGTTAACATATAGTCCAATGCATCATCTGAGGCCAAACTCAACCCAGGACCTCCTTTTATATGATTCCGCAACCAAACACTCATTTTTTTAACGGTTTCTAAATCTTCAACAGGACGACCGGATTCAAAAATCTTTGTGTTAATGTTGAAAAAACAAATAGGCAGATCAGATTTTTTATTCAAAGTATTATAATTTTCCATTTCTGTAATTATTGAATTTTTTGCCAATAATTTAAATCGTGTCGTGTACAGAAAAGGATGTCTTTTAATGGACCATTTAATTTTATTAAAATCTATAAACTTCATATATCAACTTAAATTATAATACCGAATTCATCATTTCTGGTAAATCGATAAAACTTGATCTAAAAACACCTTTTTCGAAAATTTCAGAGCTACGGTCTGTTCTAAACCTTTACCTAATTGAAATCTTAATTTCTGATCAATAATTAATAATTCTAAAGCTTGAAACAACTCATTCTCAGATTCTGCTTGTATTAAGAGGCCTTCCCGATCATTCGATACCACTTTCCCGCAATCTCCGACATCTGTTACAACCACTGCTAATCCACCAAGACCGTATTCTAACAAGGCTAATGGTAGACCTTCAGACTTTGAAGCTAATACACCTATATCTGCTTGAGAGATTATATTATCTGTGTCTGTACAACTCCCATAAAAATAGACATGCCCCTTTAACCTCAAATCTACTACAATATCATTAATAGAAGCAGCATAGTCATCATTAAAGTTTTTCCCTACACAATGTAAACTCCAATCTGGATATATCTTTAATACCTTTTTAAATGATTTTAATAGTGTAACATGATCCTTCTGTGCTCTTAAGTTTGCTAGACACAGAATTCGCTTTCCAGATGCTCCTTTTAATGTTGTTATTTTAGGACCTTGATAAGGAATTACAAAGTTTTTCACCAACTCAACTTGTTTACAACATAAATGTTTAGCATCCCAAATTTGTAATGTCTTATTTACAGTTAAAATATGTGTAAAAAACCGCGAACAAAAGCGCAATATACCTTTCGGACGTTGATTTAAAAACTGACTATCACCGTAATGATCATGCCAAATTAAATTTATTTTAGGATGAACTATTTTTAATAACGTGCCCATAAAGAAAGACGAGGCATGCGCATGCACAATAGTAATGTTCTCTTTTTTAATAAATCTTAATAATTTAAAAAGGGCTTTTAAATCTAATTTTTTAGTCCGCTTCAAAAACAGATAGCCCACATGTTTAGAAATTGTATTTTTTAAGACCCCTTCCCCTCGTGTTGTGCAAATATACGACCTATCAATTTCAGCTACCAGTATATTTGCAATGGTTACGGCCATACGTTCGGCACCACCAGCCTCTAAACTATCTATTAATTGTAATACTCTCAATACTAACTTTTAAAAAATTAAAATAACAAAATATCTTTTATATCTCGCTCATAAATTTCAATTAATAATCCTTTTTTTAGTAGTCTATTTTTACAGATTCACCATAAAACAGCCCACTTTATTATGATTTTTTAATACCTAATAGTTTTTCAATATCACTCTCAAAGCGATCTACAGTATACTGTTGCGACCAACATAAAGCATTTTTAGACATAGCTTCTAAATCTGAAGTGGCATACACCGCTTTAAAATGAGAAACAGCTGCATCTAAATGATTTGGAACTATAATCCCACGTTCTCCCTCTCCAAGCATCCATGCGACACAGGATACTGCTGTTGTTACGGGTATACAACCAAAAAACATACCTTCTGCTACCGCTTTTGGCCAACCTTCACTCTTTGATAATAAGATGTTAAAATGTGCAGATAACAATGTCGTTTTTACCACAGACTTATCCTGATTCCCATGAATATTAACACAGTTAAACAAGCCATTTTTAGATACATAATCTTCTATATTAGATCTTAATGGCCCATCGCCGAAGAGTTCTAAGCGAGAGGAAATACCGTGATTATTTAAAGACTCTATAAACTGAATCGCTAACAAAGGTTGTTTTCCGGGTACCAACATCCCTGCATATACAAAAATTAATGCTTTAGAATAATCTTTTACTTGATATGGTATTTTTTCTTCCTCTGTATATGTTGCAGTATAAAAAGGTTTAATGTTTTTTGTTGTATTTGGCCATTTCCCATACACCAAAACCTTCATATTATGGGTTAAAAATGTGTTTTTAAGTATAGCCTGTTGCAAGCGATACGTCCAAGGCTGTTTACTATCTGGATCCCAATTCCCTGCATATTTAGCCGATTTTTGTTTCCAAGGAAATAATATTTGAACAAAACATGCTACTAAACTTACATTTGCAGGGCAACGTAAATGTATATGATCGGCCCAAGCCATAGCCCGAATCATTTGAAACAAAATCAAGGGCATACAAACTAAAGCTTTAATTACATTCACAAGAGAATTAAATGCAAAAAAAGGTACATAATAGCGTTCTATAGTTTCTGTACTAAAAGGTTTTATCAAAACATCCTCTGGATAAGAAAATGGAGCTAATATCCGATGTTCTTCCGCGTATTTAAACCAAACATCCATTTCATTAACATACGGTGCATAAGACCAATATTTTCCATCTTTTAAAATAGTTGGAGCTAAAGAAACTACAAGTAATTTTTTTGTCCGATTATTCATATATAACCATTGGAATCATTATCATTTATTTTTA contains:
- a CDS encoding glycosyltransferase: MNNRTKKLLVVSLAPTILKDGKYWSYAPYVNEMDVWFKYAEEHRILAPFSYPEDVLIKPFSTETIERYYVPFFAFNSLVNVIKALVCMPLILFQMIRAMAWADHIHLRCPANVSLVACFVQILFPWKQKSAKYAGNWDPDSKQPWTYRLQQAILKNTFLTHNMKVLVYGKWPNTTKNIKPFYTATYTEEEKIPYQVKDYSKALIFVYAGMLVPGKQPLLAIQFIESLNNHGISSRLELFGDGPLRSNIEDYVSKNGLFNCVNIHGNQDKSVVKTTLLSAHFNILLSKSEGWPKAVAEGMFFGCIPVTTAVSCVAWMLGEGERGIIVPNHLDAAVSHFKAVYATSDLEAMSKNALCWSQQYTVDRFESDIEKLLGIKKS
- a CDS encoding glycosyltransferase encodes the protein MRVLQLIDSLEAGGAERMAVTIANILVAEIDRSYICTTRGEGVLKNTISKHVGYLFLKRTKKLDLKALFKLLRFIKKENITIVHAHASSFFMGTLLKIVHPKINLIWHDHYGDSQFLNQRPKGILRFCSRFFTHILTVNKTLQIWDAKHLCCKQVELVKNFVIPYQGPKITTLKGASGKRILCLANLRAQKDHVTLLKSFKKVLKIYPDWSLHCVGKNFNDDYAASINDIVVDLRLKGHVYFYGSCTDTDNIISQADIGVLASKSEGLPLALLEYGLGGLAVVVTDVGDCGKVVSNDREGLLIQAESENELFQALELLIIDQKLRFQLGKGLEQTVALKFSKKVFLDQVLSIYQK